A section of the Streptomyces sp. NBC_01591 genome encodes:
- a CDS encoding helix-turn-helix domain-containing protein gives MVNRKELDPDRSPSAAFGARLRSLRDERGWTQDELGERMGCSGAHISAVETGRRKPTQQFAASADRTFGTGNRFERQSRAVRHRALLEGFPEYVTHEARAVEIRLYEVGVIPGLLQTPEYASALGKSTVKRGVASREQADERIALVAQRQASLTRTPPPLVFVVLDESCLLRPIGDGALMGAQFARLMEFAELPNTVLQVAPFAIGVRRPMTLPVTVLTMPDRSLMSYAESANRGHLERDSASVLPILTDYHQLQAEALSRAASVAMISQLRKGTP, from the coding sequence ATGGTGAATCGGAAGGAACTGGACCCCGATCGATCGCCGAGTGCGGCGTTCGGCGCGCGTCTTCGCAGTTTGCGGGATGAGCGTGGCTGGACGCAGGATGAACTCGGCGAGCGCATGGGGTGTTCCGGGGCGCACATTTCTGCTGTTGAAACTGGACGGCGGAAACCAACTCAACAGTTCGCAGCAAGTGCTGACAGGACGTTTGGAACCGGCAACCGGTTCGAACGCCAGAGCCGGGCGGTCAGGCACAGGGCGCTGCTTGAGGGCTTCCCGGAGTACGTCACTCACGAGGCGCGCGCGGTAGAGATCAGGCTCTACGAAGTTGGTGTCATACCTGGCCTGCTCCAGACTCCGGAGTACGCATCAGCGCTCGGAAAGAGCACGGTGAAACGGGGCGTTGCCTCGCGGGAGCAAGCCGACGAGCGGATTGCGCTGGTGGCGCAGCGCCAAGCGTCGCTCACACGAACACCGCCCCCGTTGGTTTTCGTGGTGCTTGACGAAAGCTGTCTCCTCCGTCCCATCGGGGACGGCGCGCTCATGGGCGCACAGTTCGCGCGTTTGATGGAGTTTGCCGAGCTGCCGAACACCGTGCTTCAAGTCGCTCCGTTCGCCATCGGGGTTCGTCGTCCGATGACGTTGCCGGTAACAGTGCTCACGATGCCGGACCGTTCGCTCATGTCGTACGCGGAGTCCGCCAACCGGGGCCATCTTGAGCGGGACAGCGCATCGGTGCTGCCCATCCTGACGGACTACCATCAACTACAGGCCGAAGCGCTGTCGCGAGCGGCGTCCGTGGCCATGATCAGCCAGTTACGAAAGGGCACCCCGTGA
- a CDS encoding DUF397 domain-containing protein, producing MTTESPRWFKSSFSENGGQCIEVAANLVAPLGVVPVRDSKNPSGPVLNASAASFASFVAGVKAGELGTI from the coding sequence GTGACGACCGAGTCCCCCCGTTGGTTCAAGTCTTCATTCAGCGAGAACGGCGGCCAGTGCATCGAGGTCGCCGCCAACCTCGTCGCCCCGCTCGGCGTGGTTCCCGTCCGCGACTCCAAGAACCCGAGCGGCCCGGTGCTGAATGCCTCCGCCGCCTCGTTCGCCTCGTTCGTGGCGGGCGTCAAGGCCGGAGAGCTCGGCACCATCTGA
- a CDS encoding helix-turn-helix domain-containing protein → MPGGRLTQQDRQRIAAGLTDGLSYAEIARRLDRPTSTISREIGRNGGPSGYQPQQAHRATAQRARRGTPTPPRTAGPPSGTTGEEIIEIAVRAGLPRMTARVHVDLLLSEDGRRTAAELTRRLEVSPASVSVAVNYLVQHGYVRRERDPQRRRDVYVIDDEAWYHSVVLSARQTLEAARAAMASAQTYGPDSPVGQRQARSGAFLEQVSLDTLESADRWRDLLA, encoded by the coding sequence ATGCCAGGAGGACGGTTGACCCAGCAGGACCGCCAGCGCATCGCGGCCGGACTCACCGACGGGCTCTCCTACGCCGAGATCGCGAGGCGGCTCGACCGGCCGACCTCGACGATCAGCCGGGAGATCGGACGCAACGGCGGCCCCAGCGGCTACCAGCCCCAGCAGGCGCATCGGGCGACGGCCCAGCGGGCGCGGCGTGGCACACCAACACCCCCGCGCACGGCCGGACCGCCGAGTGGCACAACGGGAGAGGAGATCATCGAGATAGCGGTCCGGGCGGGGCTGCCGAGGATGACAGCACGCGTGCACGTCGACCTGCTGCTGTCCGAGGACGGCAGGCGCACCGCGGCCGAGCTGACCCGCAGGCTGGAGGTCAGCCCCGCCTCCGTCTCCGTGGCCGTCAACTACCTCGTCCAGCACGGCTATGTCCGGCGCGAACGCGATCCGCAGCGGCGTCGCGACGTCTACGTGATCGACGACGAGGCCTGGTACCACTCCGTCGTGCTCAGCGCGCGGCAGACGCTGGAGGCGGCGCGGGCTGCGATGGCCTCGGCACAGACGTACGGACCCGACAGCCCCGTGGGGCAGCGGCAGGCCAGGTCAGGCGCGTTCCTGGAGCAGGTCAGCCTGGACACCTTGGAGTCGGCCGACCGCTGGCGCGACCTCCTGGCGTGA
- a CDS encoding cytochrome P450 → MGELLHTVTTMPTERRSGCPFDPPAELVDARRHGPISGYTFPGGKPGWLITGYDLVRAVLADQRFSSRKELLLHPTIDYGDMKSPPAPPGEFLLMDEPLHSRYRKPLMGKFTVRRMRLLTERVEQITADHLDAMEEAGPSADLVTAFAKPVPAIVICELLGVPYEDRGSFQEQVDSFMSGETSDEDLIAAYTATQEYLAELVAAKRANPTDDVLSDLTTDSDLTDEELKGIALVLLAAGFDTTANMLALGTFALLRNPEQLAALRADPTLADPAVEELLRYLSVAKTFMRTALEDVEVGGRTIKAGSPVILSYNTANRDPERFADPHVLDLRRQDGGHLAFGHGIHQCLGQQLARVEMKVAFPALFNRFPTLRLAVPPEEVALRPEIADIYGVKSLPVTWDV, encoded by the coding sequence ATGGGTGAATTACTGCACACCGTCACGACGATGCCGACGGAGCGTCGGTCCGGCTGTCCCTTCGACCCGCCGGCGGAGCTGGTCGACGCCCGCCGGCACGGCCCCATCAGCGGGTACACCTTCCCCGGCGGAAAGCCCGGCTGGCTGATCACCGGATACGACCTGGTCAGGGCGGTCCTGGCTGACCAGCGGTTCAGCTCGCGCAAGGAGCTCCTGCTCCACCCGACCATCGACTACGGAGACATGAAGTCACCCCCGGCGCCGCCCGGTGAGTTCCTCCTCATGGACGAGCCCCTGCACAGCCGCTACCGAAAGCCGCTGATGGGCAAGTTCACCGTACGGCGGATGCGTCTGCTCACCGAGCGCGTCGAGCAGATCACCGCCGACCACCTGGACGCCATGGAGGAGGCCGGGCCGTCGGCGGACCTGGTGACCGCGTTCGCCAAGCCCGTCCCCGCCATCGTGATCTGTGAACTGCTGGGGGTGCCGTACGAGGACCGGGGGTCCTTCCAGGAGCAGGTCGACTCGTTCATGAGCGGGGAGACGAGCGACGAGGACCTGATAGCGGCCTACACCGCGACCCAGGAGTACCTCGCGGAACTGGTGGCCGCCAAACGCGCGAACCCCACCGACGACGTGCTCAGCGACCTCACCACCGACAGCGATCTGACCGACGAGGAGCTGAAGGGGATCGCCCTGGTCCTGCTGGCGGCCGGGTTCGACACCACCGCGAACATGCTGGCCCTCGGCACCTTCGCGCTGCTGCGCAACCCGGAGCAACTGGCCGCGCTGCGTGCCGATCCCACGCTCGCCGACCCGGCCGTGGAGGAGTTGCTGCGGTACCTCAGCGTCGCCAAGACGTTCATGAGGACGGCGCTGGAGGACGTCGAGGTGGGCGGCCGGACCATCAAGGCCGGCTCGCCTGTGATCCTGTCGTACAACACCGCCAACCGCGACCCCGAGCGCTTCGCCGATCCCCACGTGCTCGACCTCCGCAGGCAGGACGGTGGACACCTGGCCTTCGGCCACGGCATCCACCAGTGCCTGGGGCAGCAACTGGCCCGCGTCGAGATGAAGGTCGCGTTCCCCGCGCTGTTCAACCGCTTCCCCACGCTGCGCCTGGCCGTACCGCCCGAAGAGGTTGCCCTGCGTCCGGAGATCGCGGACATCTACGGGGTGAAGAGCCTCCCGGTCACCTGGGACGTGTGA
- a CDS encoding DoxX family protein — MNLTLWIATGLLAAVALGGGISKAFIPKEKLAAHDGGEWTQDAGIGFVKTLGFLELLAAVGLILPAVLDIAPVMVPVTAVCWVALMVGAMITHGRLGQYKLVMLNSVYLVLAAFVAWGRFVLEPFSG, encoded by the coding sequence ATGAACCTCACTCTGTGGATTGCGACCGGACTGCTGGCCGCAGTCGCCCTGGGCGGCGGCATCAGCAAGGCGTTCATACCCAAGGAGAAACTGGCCGCGCACGATGGCGGGGAATGGACCCAAGACGCCGGCATCGGTTTCGTCAAGACCCTCGGGTTCCTGGAGCTGCTGGCCGCAGTCGGCCTGATCCTGCCCGCCGTGCTCGACATCGCACCGGTCATGGTTCCGGTAACCGCTGTGTGCTGGGTTGCTCTCATGGTCGGCGCGATGATCACTCATGGCCGCCTTGGTCAGTACAAGCTCGTGATGCTGAACTCGGTCTACCTCGTGCTCGCAGCCTTTGTCGCGTGGGGTCGCTTCGTCCTTGAGCCTTTCTCCGGCTGA
- a CDS encoding NAD(P)/FAD-dependent oxidoreductase, which yields MTGSTDVVVIGGGYAGVLAANRLTQRDDVSVTLVNPRSAFVERVRLHQVVGGSHAAVVDYREVLGERVRLVVDTVARIDAPGRSVTSASGGTIGYDYLIYAVGSGSADLRVPGAAEFAHPIATLEEAQRLRTMVDAAPSTAVVTVVGAGSTGIEIAAELAEQGRRVTLVCGGVLGSYLHPRVRRSVAKRLARLGVTVLEGPDAKVTAVTRDTVQLSGGHTLPSTVTIWTAGFGVPDLATCSGLSTDALGRLLTDETLTSVDDVRIVAAGDSAAPSDLPLRMSCQTARPLGAHAADTVLARIAGAQPEAINVGFFGQCIALGRRAATVQIASKDDTANRYCIGGRLGAGIKERACKGVVKELVDEARKPGSFTWGFKDDKRRQLLQAKRGEAAVHR from the coding sequence ATGACTGGGAGCACCGATGTGGTCGTGATCGGCGGCGGGTACGCGGGCGTCTTGGCCGCCAATCGTCTGACGCAGCGCGACGACGTATCAGTGACGCTGGTCAACCCGCGTTCGGCCTTTGTCGAGAGGGTTCGCCTGCACCAGGTGGTGGGAGGGTCCCACGCGGCGGTCGTCGACTACCGGGAGGTCCTGGGCGAGCGCGTCCGGCTGGTGGTCGACACCGTGGCACGGATCGACGCCCCCGGGCGCAGCGTGACGTCGGCGAGCGGCGGCACGATCGGCTACGACTACCTGATCTACGCGGTGGGCAGTGGCAGCGCCGACCTGCGCGTCCCCGGGGCGGCCGAGTTCGCCCACCCGATCGCCACCCTGGAGGAGGCACAGCGGTTGCGGACGATGGTCGACGCCGCGCCCTCGACGGCCGTGGTGACGGTTGTGGGAGCTGGTTCGACCGGTATCGAGATCGCCGCCGAGCTGGCGGAGCAGGGCCGTCGGGTGACCCTGGTGTGCGGCGGGGTACTCGGCTCCTATCTGCATCCGCGGGTTCGGCGCTCGGTTGCCAAGAGGCTGGCCAGGCTCGGGGTGACCGTACTCGAAGGCCCCGACGCGAAGGTGACGGCGGTGACCCGCGATACCGTGCAGCTCAGTGGCGGCCACACGCTGCCGAGCACGGTGACGATCTGGACCGCCGGGTTCGGCGTGCCGGACCTGGCCACGTGCAGCGGGCTGAGCACCGACGCCTTGGGCCGCCTGCTCACCGACGAGACGTTGACGAGCGTGGACGATGTGCGCATCGTCGCGGCCGGGGATTCGGCGGCACCGTCGGACCTGCCGCTGCGAATGAGCTGCCAGACCGCTCGTCCGCTGGGAGCGCACGCCGCCGACACGGTGCTGGCCCGGATCGCGGGTGCGCAGCCCGAGGCCATCAACGTGGGTTTCTTCGGCCAGTGCATCGCCCTGGGCCGTCGCGCCGCCACCGTGCAGATCGCCTCCAAGGACGACACCGCGAACAGGTACTGCATCGGCGGCCGCCTCGGCGCAGGGATCAAGGAGCGCGCTTGCAAGGGCGTCGTCAAGGAACTGGTGGACGAGGCACGCAAGCCCGGCTCGTTCACCTGGGGCTTCAAGGATGACAAGCGCCGGCAACTGCTGCAGGCCAAGCGCGGCGAGGCCGCTGTCCACCGCTGA
- a CDS encoding ABC transporter ATP-binding protein — MTSTTTDTSPAEDAADAGGSKDTGTAEHAKDSKDRFDRDDLPTPPGATRALLRSLLRPMKARVVVSALLLLVQQAAVQAGPLLVAYAIDSGVPAFRDADYGPLIAVAVGYALCSAAAGGMQYAFIRASARINQDVLLDLRGRIFRHAQALSVDFHERYTSGRLISRSTTDVESLRELLSEGLQELIGVVLSFVSISLMLLWLDFGLGAPAVLSFVPLYLLVRLFQRRAGVLYASRSTAIAAVIVKFAETMNGIRPVQAFRREPVNDAHFEGLNNTHRWTNGSAMLEMGRYVVGSRLVANTAVAGIVLWGAYRVASGTLALGVLAAAVLYLRRLYDPIDRLGMFLNSYQSAAASLEKIAGLLAQTPSVPETSSPRELPPLTGEHPGREVVFDQVRFTYRTGGEVLPRFDLTIPAGQTVAVVGSTGAGKSTLAKLLARFYDPSDGRVLLDGTDLRDLAVPELRRGVVMVTQEAFLFSGTVAENIAVGSPDATRAEIEQAAKAIGAHDFISGLPDGYDTDVRKRGGRISAGQRQLVGFARALLANPAVLILDEATSSLDVPGERAVQRAMDTVLHGRTAVVIAHRLSTVEIADRVLVIEHGRIVEDGAPADLIAGTGRFAGLHRAWRESLT; from the coding sequence ATGACCAGTACGACGACGGACACCTCTCCCGCCGAGGACGCGGCGGACGCCGGTGGCTCCAAGGACACCGGAACCGCCGAGCACGCCAAGGACTCCAAGGACCGCTTCGACCGGGACGATCTGCCCACCCCGCCCGGCGCGACCAGGGCACTGCTGAGGTCGCTGCTGCGGCCGATGAAGGCCCGGGTGGTGGTGTCCGCGCTCCTGCTGCTGGTCCAGCAGGCCGCGGTCCAGGCCGGCCCGCTGCTCGTCGCGTACGCCATCGACAGCGGAGTGCCCGCGTTCCGGGACGCGGACTACGGGCCGTTGATCGCGGTGGCGGTCGGGTACGCGCTGTGCTCGGCGGCGGCCGGGGGCATGCAGTACGCGTTCATCCGGGCCTCCGCCCGGATCAACCAGGACGTGCTGCTCGATCTGCGCGGGCGGATCTTCCGTCATGCGCAGGCGCTGAGCGTGGACTTCCACGAGCGCTACACCTCGGGCCGGCTGATCTCCCGTTCCACCACGGACGTGGAGTCACTGCGGGAGCTGCTCAGCGAGGGGCTTCAAGAGCTGATCGGCGTCGTGCTGTCCTTCGTCTCCATCTCGCTGATGCTGCTCTGGCTGGACTTCGGTCTGGGCGCGCCGGCCGTGCTGTCCTTCGTCCCGCTGTATCTGCTGGTGCGGCTCTTCCAGCGGCGGGCCGGGGTGCTGTACGCCTCGCGGTCGACGGCGATCGCCGCGGTCATCGTGAAGTTCGCGGAGACGATGAACGGCATCCGCCCCGTCCAGGCCTTCCGCCGCGAGCCCGTCAACGACGCGCACTTCGAGGGCCTCAACAACACGCACCGGTGGACCAACGGCAGCGCGATGCTGGAGATGGGGCGGTACGTCGTCGGCTCCCGGCTGGTCGCCAACACGGCGGTCGCCGGGATCGTGCTGTGGGGTGCGTACCGGGTGGCCTCGGGCACCCTGGCGCTCGGGGTGCTGGCCGCGGCCGTGCTCTATCTGCGCCGACTGTACGACCCGATCGACCGGCTCGGCATGTTCCTCAACTCCTACCAGTCGGCCGCGGCCTCGCTGGAGAAGATCGCGGGCCTGCTGGCCCAGACCCCGTCCGTCCCGGAGACGTCGAGCCCCCGGGAGCTGCCGCCCCTGACCGGCGAACACCCGGGCCGCGAGGTCGTCTTCGACCAGGTGCGCTTCACCTACCGCACGGGCGGCGAGGTGCTGCCCCGCTTCGATCTCACGATCCCGGCCGGCCAGACCGTCGCCGTGGTCGGGTCGACGGGCGCGGGCAAGTCGACGCTGGCCAAACTGCTGGCCCGGTTCTACGACCCGTCGGACGGCCGGGTGCTGCTCGACGGGACGGATCTGCGGGACCTGGCCGTGCCGGAGCTGCGGCGCGGTGTGGTGATGGTGACCCAGGAGGCGTTCCTGTTCTCCGGAACGGTCGCCGAGAACATCGCGGTCGGCAGCCCGGACGCGACCCGTGCGGAGATCGAACAGGCCGCCAAGGCGATCGGCGCGCACGATTTCATCAGCGGACTGCCCGACGGATACGACACGGACGTGCGCAAGAGGGGCGGCCGGATCTCGGCCGGCCAGCGCCAGTTGGTCGGCTTCGCCCGGGCCCTGCTGGCCAACCCGGCAGTACTGATCCTCGACGAGGCGACGAGCTCGCTGGACGTCCCCGGCGAACGGGCGGTGCAACGGGCCATGGACACGGTGCTGCACGGCCGGACCGCGGTGGTGATCGCCCACCGCCTCTCCACGGTGGAGATCGCGGACCGGGTCCTGGTGATAGAGCACGGCCGCATCGTGGAGGACGGCGCCCCGGCCGACCTCATCGCCGGCACCGGCCGCTTCGCGGGGCTGCACCGGGCTTGGCGGGAGAGCCTGACCTGA
- a CDS encoding ABC transporter ATP-binding protein, with protein MPEEHAEPKDRSTVQSLMRLWPYVKPVRKRLFGAALVAIAASCVGLVIPLVLKWIVDGPVADRDPGGVWLGALYLLLLGIGEAALFGVRRWMVARPLAGVEASMRADLYRHLQRLPVAFHDRWASGQLLSRATTDLMLLRQFLAFPLTFLLVNGATILIGFVILLMQQWTLGLVLLVPVVPLMIICSVFETKYSTVARRAQDQVGDLTTVVEESVLGIRIIKGFGRHRSQAHAFRALSQRLRTTELEKARLLAGIWAAITVIPELAIGAALVLGTVQVADGDLSAGTLVAFLSTALALRWPVESIGFLLAMSQESATATERFFEVMDVAEENDASATEGHAPGSGSAARGEMVFEGVEFRYPDAEPGSVPVLSRIDLRIRPGETMALVGATGSGKTTLTALVPRLHEATAGRITLDGTDITTMPREQLRELVSVAFEEPTLFSASVGENVLMGAEGAGDEELRRALAIAQADFAHDLPEGVGTQVGEQGLSLSGGQRQRLALARAVVGRPRFLVLDDPLSALDVHTEALVEAALRQVLEETTAIVVAHRPSTVMLADRVALLSEGRITAVGTHQELLRSSPEYAWLMSGTGGAPDASAGDAFPDPSAEDRLAQDVPAEKGRTR; from the coding sequence ATGCCCGAAGAACATGCAGAGCCCAAGGATCGGTCCACCGTTCAGTCCCTGATGCGGTTGTGGCCTTATGTGAAGCCGGTACGCAAGCGGCTGTTCGGCGCCGCCCTGGTCGCGATCGCCGCGTCCTGTGTCGGCCTGGTGATCCCCCTCGTACTGAAGTGGATCGTCGACGGCCCGGTGGCGGACCGCGACCCCGGCGGCGTCTGGCTCGGCGCGCTGTATCTGCTGTTGCTGGGCATCGGCGAGGCCGCGCTGTTCGGGGTGCGGCGGTGGATGGTGGCGCGGCCGCTGGCCGGGGTCGAGGCGTCGATGCGGGCCGATCTGTACCGGCATCTGCAACGGCTGCCGGTGGCGTTCCACGACCGCTGGGCGTCGGGGCAGTTGCTCTCGCGCGCGACCACGGACCTGATGCTGCTGCGTCAGTTCCTGGCCTTCCCGCTGACCTTCCTGCTGGTCAACGGGGCGACGATCCTGATCGGCTTCGTCATTCTGCTGATGCAGCAGTGGACGCTGGGGCTGGTGCTGCTCGTTCCGGTCGTACCGCTGATGATCATCTGCTCGGTCTTCGAGACGAAGTACTCGACCGTGGCGCGCCGGGCCCAGGACCAGGTCGGCGATCTGACGACGGTCGTCGAGGAGAGCGTGCTCGGCATCCGCATCATCAAGGGCTTCGGCCGGCACCGCAGCCAGGCCCATGCCTTCCGGGCCCTCTCGCAGCGGCTGCGCACCACGGAGCTGGAGAAGGCCCGTCTCCTCGCGGGCATCTGGGCCGCCATCACCGTGATCCCGGAGCTGGCCATCGGCGCGGCACTGGTGCTCGGCACGGTCCAGGTCGCCGACGGCGACCTCTCCGCGGGCACCCTGGTCGCCTTTCTCTCCACCGCGCTCGCGCTGCGGTGGCCGGTCGAGTCGATCGGCTTCCTGCTGGCGATGAGTCAGGAGTCGGCGACGGCGACCGAGCGGTTCTTCGAGGTGATGGACGTGGCCGAGGAGAACGACGCGTCCGCCACCGAAGGCCACGCCCCGGGCAGCGGGTCGGCCGCCCGAGGCGAAATGGTCTTCGAGGGCGTGGAGTTCCGCTATCCCGATGCGGAGCCCGGCTCCGTGCCCGTGCTGTCCCGGATCGATCTGCGTATCCGGCCCGGCGAGACGATGGCCCTGGTCGGGGCCACGGGTTCCGGGAAGACGACGCTCACCGCCCTCGTGCCGCGGCTGCACGAGGCGACCGCGGGGCGGATCACCCTGGACGGTACGGACATCACCACCATGCCCCGGGAACAGCTGCGCGAACTGGTGTCCGTGGCCTTCGAGGAGCCGACGCTCTTCTCGGCGAGCGTCGGGGAGAACGTGCTGATGGGCGCCGAGGGCGCCGGGGACGAGGAGTTGCGCAGGGCGCTCGCCATCGCCCAGGCCGACTTCGCGCACGATCTGCCCGAGGGCGTCGGCACCCAGGTCGGCGAGCAGGGGCTCAGCCTCTCCGGCGGGCAGCGGCAACGGCTCGCGCTGGCCCGCGCCGTGGTCGGCCGGCCGCGCTTCCTGGTCCTGGACGATCCGCTCTCCGCGCTGGACGTGCACACCGAGGCGCTGGTGGAGGCGGCCCTGCGGCAGGTCCTGGAGGAGACCACGGCGATCGTGGTCGCGCACCGGCCGTCCACCGTGATGCTCGCGGACCGGGTGGCGCTGCTCTCGGAGGGCCGGATCACCGCCGTCGGCACCCATCAGGAACTGCTGCGCAGCAGCCCGGAGTACGCCTGGCTGATGTCGGGCACCGGAGGCGCGCCGGACGCGTCCGCCGGGGACGCCTTCCCCGACCCGTCCGCCGAGGACCGCCTCGCCCAGGACGTCCCCGCCGAGAAGGGCCGCACCCGATGA
- a CDS encoding ABC transporter ATP-binding protein, protein MAIIEVNGVHKAYAGRTVVDGVSFTVDEGEIFGILGPNGAGKTTTVECVEGLRVPDEGTVRVAGLDPVADHDRVTRLLGAQLQESELQPKLTVAEALELYSAFYPDPADWRALAERLGLHTQYGTRFAKLSGGQKQRLSIALALVGNPRVVVLDELTTGLDPRARRDTWKLIEDVRDSGVTVLLVTHFMEEARQLCDRIAVIDKGKVVALDTPSGLIGSAGSSTVISFTPSRPLTDTELEQLPGAASVERKDDRIVISGTDETVNAVISLLARHSITAHRLRVSEATLDDAFLDLTEQAA, encoded by the coding sequence ATGGCAATCATCGAAGTGAACGGGGTGCACAAGGCGTACGCCGGGCGCACCGTGGTCGACGGAGTGAGTTTCACCGTCGACGAGGGGGAGATCTTCGGGATCCTCGGCCCCAACGGTGCGGGCAAGACCACCACCGTCGAATGCGTCGAGGGGCTGCGGGTCCCCGACGAGGGCACGGTCCGCGTCGCCGGTCTCGACCCCGTCGCCGACCACGACCGGGTCACCCGGCTGCTCGGCGCCCAGCTCCAGGAGAGCGAACTGCAGCCCAAACTCACCGTGGCCGAGGCGCTGGAGCTGTACAGCGCCTTCTACCCGGACCCCGCCGACTGGCGGGCGCTCGCCGAACGGCTCGGCCTGCACACCCAGTACGGCACCCGGTTCGCCAAGCTGTCCGGCGGTCAGAAGCAGCGACTGTCCATCGCGCTCGCCCTGGTCGGCAATCCGCGGGTGGTGGTGCTCGACGAGCTGACCACCGGCCTGGACCCGCGGGCCCGCCGGGACACCTGGAAGCTGATCGAGGACGTACGCGACAGCGGCGTCACCGTCCTGCTGGTCACGCACTTCATGGAGGAGGCCAGGCAGCTCTGCGACCGGATCGCCGTCATCGACAAGGGGAAGGTCGTCGCCCTCGACACCCCCTCCGGCCTGATCGGCAGCGCGGGCAGCTCCACGGTCATCTCCTTCACCCCGTCGCGGCCGCTCACCGACACCGAACTGGAGCAGCTGCCCGGCGCGGCCTCCGTGGAGCGCAAGGACGACCGGATCGTCATCAGCGGCACCGACGAGACGGTCAACGCCGTGATCTCCCTGCTGGCCCGGCACAGCATCACCGCACACCGGCTCCGTGTCTCGGAGGCGACGCTCGACGACGCCTTCCTCGACCTCACAGAACAGGCGGCCTGA
- a CDS encoding ABC transporter permease, with amino-acid sequence MTTANPATTTPAPASARKAVLRSETRLFLREPGALFWIVVFPTALLTILGLIPSFREHTDDLGGRRVIDLYVPVAVLLAMIMSGLQAMPPVLTGYRERGILRRMSTTPVRPSALLTAQIALHGAAALGSAVLAMAVGRVAFGVELPGRPVAYVLALLLSTASVLTLGALLCALSRTTKAAAAISSVVNLLMMFTAGVWIPVQSMPDTLRNIVRFTPFGAASEALDRAASGNWPGFTQLGVMVLWTALVTLLATRLFRWE; translated from the coding sequence ATGACCACGGCGAACCCGGCCACCACGACACCCGCACCGGCATCCGCGCGCAAGGCGGTGCTCAGGTCCGAGACCCGGCTCTTCCTGCGCGAACCCGGCGCCCTGTTCTGGATCGTCGTCTTCCCGACCGCGCTCCTGACGATCCTCGGCCTCATCCCCTCCTTCCGGGAGCACACCGACGATCTCGGCGGCCGGCGCGTCATCGACCTGTACGTACCGGTGGCGGTCCTGCTCGCCATGATCATGTCCGGGCTGCAGGCCATGCCGCCCGTCCTCACCGGCTACCGCGAACGCGGCATCCTGCGCCGGATGTCCACCACTCCGGTACGCCCCTCCGCACTGCTCACCGCGCAGATCGCCCTGCACGGCGCCGCCGCCCTCGGCTCCGCCGTACTGGCGATGGCCGTCGGCCGGGTCGCCTTCGGCGTCGAACTGCCCGGCCGGCCCGTCGCCTACGTCCTGGCGCTGCTCCTGTCGACGGCGAGCGTGCTGACCCTCGGCGCACTGCTCTGCGCCCTCTCCCGTACGACCAAGGCGGCCGCCGCCATCAGTTCGGTCGTGAACCTCCTGATGATGTTCACCGCCGGCGTCTGGATCCCGGTGCAGAGCATGCCCGACACCCTCCGGAACATCGTCCGGTTCACCCCGTTCGGAGCGGCGTCCGAGGCGCTGGACCGGGCGGCGTCCGGCAACTGGCCCGGCTTCACCCAGCTCGGCGTGATGGTGCTGTGGACGGCGCTGGTGACGCTGCTCGCGACCCGTCTGTTCCGCTGGGAGTGA